From the genome of Flavobacterium ovatum, one region includes:
- a CDS encoding NADH:ubiquinone reductase (Na(+)-transporting) subunit D, which produces MSKETIAVPAKPKKEKEPLFSPKNKRLLYDPLNDNNPITVQVLGICSALAVTVKMKPSIVMALAVIVVCAFSNVIISLIRNIIPNRIRIIVQLTVVAAMVILVDQFLKAFVFDVSKQLSVFVGLIITNCIIMGRLEAFAMANKPWRSFLDGIGNGFGYGLILVIVSMIRELFGSGELMGYRIIPESIYKLGYFNNSLVIMPPMALIIVGILIWIQRSRNQKLIESK; this is translated from the coding sequence ATGAGCAAAGAAACAATCGCAGTTCCTGCAAAACCTAAAAAGGAAAAAGAGCCTTTATTTTCACCAAAAAATAAAAGACTTTTATACGACCCACTAAATGATAACAATCCCATTACGGTTCAAGTATTGGGGATTTGTTCTGCATTGGCAGTTACCGTAAAAATGAAACCCTCAATTGTGATGGCGCTTGCAGTAATAGTTGTTTGTGCTTTTTCCAATGTTATTATTTCATTGATTCGAAATATTATTCCAAACCGAATTCGAATTATCGTTCAACTAACGGTTGTTGCGGCAATGGTAATATTGGTCGATCAATTTCTAAAAGCTTTTGTGTTCGATGTCAGTAAGCAGTTATCCGTTTTTGTTGGATTAATCATTACCAATTGCATTATCATGGGCCGCTTAGAAGCTTTTGCTATGGCCAACAAACCTTGGCGCTCCTTTTTGGACGGAATCGGTAACGGCTTTGGCTACGGTTTAATTTTAGTCATCGTTTCTATGATTCGGGAATTATTTGGTTCTGGTGAATTAATGGGTTATCGTATTATTCCAGAATCCATTTATAAATTAGGGTACTTTAACAATAGCCTTGTTATCATGCCTCCTATGGCTTTGATCATTGTGGGGATTCTTATCTGGATCCAAAGAAGCCGAAATCAAAAACTAATTGAATCGAAGTAA